The following are encoded together in the Capsulimonas corticalis genome:
- a CDS encoding cation:proton antiporter, with translation MIAHNIEYVSLLLLIAAVVAMLARRAHLPYTVGLLVTGVGLALLRSAPAIHLTKDLIFNAFLPPLIFEAAFYLPWRALRRDFLIVVVLATAGVLLSTGVTALGMHAGAGWAWTTALLFGVLISATDPVSVIATFKETPVPERLKILVEAESLFNDGTAAVAFTVALAAVQGAGMTGWGITLAFCVTVLGGAACGAVVAGAMLLLERGTDDHMVELTLTTVAAYGSFLLAEHFHLSGVLATLTAGLIVGNVCSFTQEGRESITRFWDYMAFLANSLIFLLIGQSLASLNVHPLLRTVLIAVAVVLLGRALSVYLCSALFRRTRRPIEMRHQHVLFWGGLRGALALALVLGLPQDIPQRPLLITVVFAVVAFSIIVQGLTMKPLLRKLNLLVSEHALEGQPNDAANLPAH, from the coding sequence ATGATTGCACACAATATTGAATATGTCTCGCTGCTGCTGCTGATCGCCGCAGTCGTTGCAATGCTTGCTCGAAGAGCCCATCTCCCATACACCGTGGGGCTGCTGGTAACGGGAGTCGGTTTGGCGCTTCTTCGGTCCGCGCCGGCAATCCATCTGACCAAAGACCTAATCTTTAACGCGTTCCTGCCTCCCCTGATCTTTGAAGCGGCGTTTTACCTGCCATGGCGGGCTTTGCGCCGGGATTTCCTCATTGTTGTTGTCCTCGCCACTGCCGGCGTGCTGCTCTCGACAGGCGTCACCGCGCTGGGCATGCACGCCGGAGCGGGATGGGCCTGGACTACGGCGTTGCTCTTCGGAGTGCTGATCTCCGCCACGGACCCGGTCTCCGTCATCGCCACATTTAAAGAAACGCCCGTTCCAGAACGTTTAAAGATACTCGTGGAGGCGGAAAGTCTCTTTAATGACGGAACGGCGGCGGTCGCCTTTACCGTGGCGCTGGCGGCCGTTCAAGGCGCGGGGATGACCGGATGGGGAATCACGTTAGCGTTTTGCGTCACGGTCCTGGGCGGAGCCGCCTGCGGGGCGGTGGTGGCGGGGGCGATGCTGCTGCTTGAGCGCGGAACGGACGACCATATGGTCGAACTGACGCTGACGACGGTCGCGGCATACGGCTCCTTTCTGCTGGCCGAACACTTCCATCTCTCCGGTGTGCTCGCGACGCTGACTGCTGGACTGATCGTGGGTAATGTCTGCTCGTTTACCCAGGAAGGCCGCGAATCTATCACGCGCTTCTGGGACTACATGGCGTTCCTGGCTAACTCGCTGATTTTTCTTCTGATCGGCCAGTCACTCGCAAGTCTCAATGTCCATCCGTTGCTGCGGACGGTCCTGATCGCCGTCGCGGTGGTACTGCTGGGGCGGGCGCTTTCGGTCTATCTGTGCAGTGCGCTGTTTCGGCGCACTCGCCGGCCTATCGAGATGCGCCATCAGCACGTGTTGTTCTGGGGTGGGTTGCGCGGCGCGCTGGCGCTTGCTCTCGTACTGGGCCTGCCGCAGGATATCCCGCAACGCCCGTTGCTGATTACGGTCGTCTTCGCCGTCGTAGCGTTCTCCATCATCGTGCAGGGACTCACCATGAAGCCCTTGCTGAGAAAGCTCAATCTTCTAGTATCGGAGCATGCCCTGGAAGGACAACCGAATGACGCCGCCAACCTCCCCGCCCATTGA
- a CDS encoding TIGR00341 family protein, translated as MTPPTSPPIDDGAERNDDQKNVRVEVREQIEANSGLSGAFLLMNGLAAVIASYGLLQDSGAVVIGAMIIAMLLGPITGLALALVDGKQALFRKAILAECCGALLVLAIGFTIGKIHSDLPLGREITARTAPNILDMIIALAGGAAGAYAVLSPRMSGSLVGVAVATALVPPLCTCGICLAHGLYQASGGAFVLFLTNLVAIQSVTSLVLWIQGYHSLSHLDRKAVVRRFGPSVALLVILAGFLIHSFRLALEQQTLHTAAERFLRARIEKNGAARLTDLRIQGYGDRPQLTAVVSAPWVVTPNSCADLEAQLRRTTGRQDLSLRVRTIITRECSSKGYLWTTDPQGAVASSGTQ; from the coding sequence ATGACGCCGCCAACCTCCCCGCCCATTGATGATGGGGCTGAGCGCAATGATGACCAGAAGAATGTTCGTGTTGAAGTCCGCGAGCAGATTGAGGCGAATTCCGGCCTAAGTGGAGCGTTCCTCCTGATGAACGGCCTAGCGGCGGTAATCGCTTCCTACGGGCTGCTTCAGGACAGCGGTGCCGTCGTTATCGGCGCCATGATCATCGCTATGCTGCTCGGGCCGATTACCGGTCTGGCGCTCGCTCTGGTGGATGGGAAGCAGGCGCTCTTTCGTAAGGCGATCCTTGCTGAATGCTGCGGCGCGCTGCTCGTTCTGGCCATCGGCTTCACGATCGGCAAGATCCATTCCGACCTTCCTCTGGGCCGTGAGATCACGGCGCGCACGGCGCCGAATATTTTAGACATGATCATCGCGCTGGCGGGCGGCGCGGCGGGAGCATACGCGGTTCTGTCGCCACGGATGAGCGGCAGCCTTGTCGGGGTCGCGGTGGCGACGGCTTTAGTGCCGCCCCTGTGCACCTGCGGTATCTGCCTTGCGCATGGTCTTTATCAGGCGAGCGGCGGCGCGTTCGTGCTTTTTCTGACGAACCTGGTGGCGATCCAGTCCGTCACGTCGCTGGTTCTCTGGATTCAGGGCTACCATAGTTTGTCTCATCTGGACCGTAAGGCTGTCGTGCGCCGATTTGGCCCCAGCGTTGCTTTGCTCGTGATTCTGGCGGGCTTCCTGATCCATAGCTTCCGACTGGCGCTGGAGCAGCAGACCCTGCATACAGCGGCGGAACGGTTCCTGCGCGCGCGGATCGAGAAGAACGGCGCCGCACGTCTGACGGATCTTCGCATACAAGGATATGGCGATCGTCCACAGCTCACCGCTGTGGTAAGCGCTCCCTGGGTCGTAACTCCAAATTCCTGCGCGGACTTGGAGGCGCAACTGAGGCGCACGACGGGGCGGCAAGACTTGAGCCTGCGCGTACGTACGATTATTACGCGCGAGTGCAGCAGCAAGGGATACCTCTGGACCACGGACCCGCAAGGCGCCGTCGCCTCATCGGGAACCCAGTAG
- a CDS encoding mechanosensitive ion channel family protein has translation MKFDPSVAWTKILILANSFIAAIPNILIAALIFALFYHAGRQIRALVRRATESHRRSQSVGLVLGRLSQGVIVLVGALVALTVVFPSFNVSNLISLLGISTVAIGFAFKDIFQNFPAGILLLLAEPFRIGDQIVVKDFEGTVRDIQTRATTIDTYDGRRIVIPNTELFTEAVTVNTAYEKRRCQCEIGVGHSDDPDEAKSVILNAIGDLEGVMTDPAPEAFVVEIAASSITIRIWWWVQPPTRRNVLVVQDCVLIAATKALMENGIDIPFATQTTLFTTILRIWMCVIATAMFSMAGIHLSNSQWRHNALIHFSLSSPPLNT, from the coding sequence ATGAAGTTCGACCCTTCCGTCGCCTGGACGAAGATTCTGATCCTGGCGAATAGTTTCATCGCGGCAATCCCGAACATCTTGATCGCCGCCCTCATTTTCGCGCTGTTCTACCATGCGGGCCGGCAGATCCGCGCGCTGGTCCGACGGGCCACGGAGAGCCATCGCCGGTCGCAAAGCGTTGGCTTAGTGCTGGGGCGGCTGTCTCAGGGTGTGATCGTGCTCGTCGGCGCGCTGGTCGCTCTGACCGTCGTCTTTCCGTCGTTCAACGTCAGCAACTTGATCAGCCTGCTCGGCATCTCCACCGTCGCCATCGGATTTGCCTTCAAGGATATCTTCCAGAACTTCCCCGCCGGAATTCTCTTATTGCTTGCCGAGCCGTTTCGCATCGGTGACCAGATCGTGGTAAAGGATTTTGAAGGCACGGTGCGCGACATTCAGACCCGCGCGACGACGATCGACACCTACGACGGCCGACGGATCGTGATCCCCAATACGGAGCTGTTCACCGAAGCGGTCACCGTCAATACGGCTTACGAAAAACGGCGCTGCCAGTGCGAAATCGGTGTCGGGCATAGCGACGATCCCGATGAGGCGAAGTCTGTCATTTTGAACGCGATTGGCGATTTAGAAGGCGTCATGACCGATCCCGCGCCGGAGGCCTTCGTTGTGGAGATCGCTGCTTCCAGCATCACCATTCGCATCTGGTGGTGGGTGCAGCCGCCGACGCGGCGTAATGTGCTTGTCGTTCAGGACTGCGTCTTGATCGCCGCCACAAAGGCACTAATGGAGAATGGGATCGACATTCCCTTCGCTACCCAAACGACTCTTTTCACAACGATCCTGAGAATATGGATGTGCGTGATCGCAACGGCAATGTTCTCAATGGCAGGAATTCACCTCTCGAATAGCCAATGGCGCCATAACGCCTTAATACATTTCTCCCTCTCATCGCCCCCACTAAATACCTGA
- a CDS encoding ArsR/SmtB family transcription factor yields the protein MNEVDGAKKPALDVVGMDDATTNFAAMLFVALAHPTRLKIVEILTDQSRSVSEVADEIGILPNSASQHMGILNRAGVAKSVQEGSVIRYTLRGPRIAQIMRLVDEFRSLHSSDLL from the coding sequence ATGAACGAGGTGGATGGAGCAAAAAAGCCGGCTTTGGATGTCGTGGGAATGGACGATGCAACGACGAATTTCGCCGCAATGCTATTCGTGGCGCTCGCCCATCCAACCAGGCTGAAGATCGTGGAGATACTGACCGATCAGTCTCGATCAGTCAGCGAAGTGGCGGATGAGATTGGCATCCTTCCGAACAGCGCCTCGCAGCATATGGGGATTTTGAACCGCGCCGGCGTCGCCAAGTCCGTACAAGAAGGATCCGTGATTCGTTACACGCTGCGGGGGCCGCGCATCGCGCAAATCATGCGGCTTGTGGATGAATTTCGGTCACTGCATTCGTCGGATCTATTGTAG
- a CDS encoding chloride channel protein: protein MKDRDLNPAPEESTPQLSDEYRWYSEHTALLVSTLKWALLGAVAGLCVGLGTKAFLWALAWATGEALRLKVGVFRYYDLLPLALPLCVWLVRTFAPTAKGHGTEAVITAVHTRSGRINLAVAPVKLLATVLTLAFGGSVGKEGPCAQIGASITSGFADLLRLGDEDRRRLVICGIGAGFGAVFGTPISGALFGIEVLYLGRIEYSVLFPCLIASIVGHLVCGVSPPVPVLHDNFGRLNPTELVLLSVGFGAICGLIALTMIESMRGLERGLHRFSAHPYATAAAGGLFLAVIYHVFGDTYAGLGSTTIEGALSGSLHLLLLGVAIKIVTTAVTLETGGSGGIITPLFFIGSTAGLAFAHMFHLPAGAFAAFGFVAVVAAAANTPIAAAVMGIEMLPGSVGVYAALCACTAYLIVGHRSVYASQKLGFSKSAGLDVPLGGTIGSLGRDSVRIRPGSVAARLHSLRRVRRWKKSPPSA from the coding sequence ATGAAAGATAGGGATCTCAATCCCGCGCCGGAGGAGAGCACGCCGCAGCTCTCCGATGAGTACCGGTGGTACAGCGAGCATACGGCGCTCCTGGTCAGCACGCTGAAATGGGCGCTGCTGGGCGCGGTCGCCGGATTGTGTGTCGGCCTGGGGACCAAGGCGTTCCTCTGGGCGCTGGCTTGGGCGACCGGCGAGGCGCTGCGGCTGAAGGTCGGCGTGTTCCGCTATTACGATCTGCTTCCGCTCGCCCTGCCGCTCTGCGTATGGCTGGTCCGCACGTTCGCGCCGACCGCCAAAGGACACGGAACCGAAGCCGTCATCACCGCCGTTCACACACGGAGCGGGCGGATCAACCTCGCGGTCGCTCCAGTGAAGCTGCTCGCAACGGTGCTGACGCTGGCCTTCGGCGGATCGGTCGGCAAGGAAGGCCCTTGCGCGCAGATCGGCGCGTCCATCACGAGCGGCTTCGCCGATTTGCTGCGGCTCGGCGACGAGGACCGGCGCCGCCTTGTGATCTGCGGGATCGGCGCTGGATTCGGCGCGGTCTTCGGCACCCCGATCTCCGGTGCGCTCTTCGGCATCGAGGTTCTGTATCTGGGTAGGATCGAATACTCCGTGCTCTTCCCCTGCCTGATCGCCAGTATCGTAGGGCATCTCGTCTGCGGCGTCAGCCCGCCCGTCCCCGTCCTGCACGACAACTTTGGACGCTTGAACCCGACGGAACTCGTTCTGCTGTCGGTCGGCTTCGGCGCGATCTGCGGCTTGATCGCGCTCACGATGATCGAATCGATGCGTGGGCTGGAGCGCGGTCTCCACCGGTTCTCCGCGCATCCCTACGCGACCGCCGCCGCCGGCGGGCTTTTTCTCGCCGTGATCTACCATGTGTTTGGAGACACTTACGCAGGGCTGGGAAGCACGACCATCGAAGGCGCGCTCAGCGGCAGTCTTCATCTCTTGCTGCTTGGGGTCGCGATTAAGATCGTCACCACGGCGGTGACCCTGGAAACCGGAGGAAGCGGCGGCATCATTACGCCGCTGTTCTTTATCGGCAGCACGGCGGGGCTAGCGTTCGCCCACATGTTTCATCTGCCGGCGGGCGCATTCGCGGCGTTTGGCTTCGTCGCGGTCGTTGCGGCGGCGGCCAATACCCCAATCGCCGCCGCCGTCATGGGCATCGAGATGCTGCCTGGCTCCGTGGGGGTCTACGCCGCTCTTTGCGCCTGCACGGCGTATCTGATCGTCGGCCACCGAAGCGTCTACGCCAGCCAGAAGCTGGGCTTCTCCAAATCCGCCGGGCTGGATGTTCCGCTGGGCGGGACGATCGGCAGTCTGGGCCGCGACAGCGTGCGAATCCGTCCAGGCTCTGTGGCGGCTCGTCTCCACTCGCTGCGCCGGGTCCGGCGATGGAAAAAGTCGCCTCCGTCCGCTTAG
- a CDS encoding enolase C-terminal domain-like protein, whose protein sequence is MSYFLEEPLRKQGGMRAHEFPVTRVDVSAYTIPTDAREGDGTFAWDKTTLVVAEVTAGNQTGIGYTYADEATALVIRETLANEIVGSDALDIPGSWMTMNHAIRNLGRPGIDSMAISAVDIALWDLKARLLGLPLASLLGQARDGAPVYGSGGFTTYSREQLQTQLSSWAAMGIPRVKIKVGSHPEDDVERVRQAREAIGPGVELFVDANGAYTRKQALKFAEEYAALGVVWFEEPRPSDDLEGLRLLRDRGPAGMDIAAGEYGYSLSYFQRMLAAGAVDVLQADASRCAGITGFLGAAALCHANHAPISAHCAPSLHVAPGCAVVGFVHLEYFHDHARIEGMLFDGVLTPKGGVLYPDLSRPGMGMEFKRADAERYRI, encoded by the coding sequence ATGTCCTATTTCCTTGAGGAGCCATTGAGAAAGCAGGGCGGCATGCGCGCGCATGAGTTTCCAGTCACACGGGTCGATGTGTCGGCGTATACGATCCCGACGGACGCCCGGGAAGGGGACGGCACTTTCGCCTGGGATAAGACCACTCTCGTGGTCGCCGAAGTGACGGCGGGCAATCAAACGGGAATTGGTTATACCTATGCCGATGAGGCCACGGCGCTCGTCATCCGCGAGACCCTGGCGAACGAGATCGTGGGGAGCGACGCGCTGGATATTCCGGGATCATGGATGACGATGAACCACGCGATCCGTAATCTGGGGCGTCCCGGTATCGACTCGATGGCGATCAGCGCTGTGGATATCGCGCTCTGGGACCTCAAAGCCAGACTGCTTGGTTTGCCGCTGGCGTCGCTGCTCGGCCAGGCGCGTGACGGCGCTCCTGTCTACGGCAGCGGCGGCTTCACCACCTATTCCAGAGAGCAGTTGCAGACGCAGCTAAGCAGCTGGGCGGCGATGGGGATCCCGCGAGTAAAAATCAAGGTCGGATCCCATCCCGAGGACGACGTGGAGCGGGTGCGGCAGGCTCGGGAGGCCATCGGACCCGGCGTCGAACTATTCGTGGACGCCAACGGCGCCTATACGCGCAAGCAGGCGCTGAAGTTCGCCGAGGAATATGCCGCGCTGGGCGTGGTCTGGTTTGAGGAGCCTCGCCCGTCGGACGATCTAGAGGGGCTGCGGCTGCTGCGCGACCGAGGGCCGGCGGGCATGGACATCGCCGCCGGAGAGTATGGATATTCGCTGAGCTATTTCCAGAGGATGCTCGCCGCCGGAGCGGTGGACGTTCTCCAGGCCGATGCGTCTCGCTGTGCGGGGATCACCGGGTTTCTCGGCGCCGCCGCGCTCTGCCACGCAAATCACGCGCCGATTTCGGCGCACTGCGCGCCTTCCCTGCACGTGGCGCCCGGATGTGCGGTCGTCGGGTTTGTCCATCTGGAGTATTTTCACGATCACGCGCGCATTGAGGGCATGTTGTTTGACGGCGTGCTGACGCCGAAGGGTGGCGTTCTTTATCCCGATTTATCCCGTCCTGGAATGGGAATGGAGTTCAAGCGCGCGGACGCGGAGCGATACCGGATTTGA
- a CDS encoding DUF4396 domain-containing protein → MGDIADEGASRSQAEPPRRSVFIGVTHCGAGCALGDIIAERAMRSSGWTIAGDTFWAAVAADFLLAYFLGIVFQYFSIVPMRGLGFRQGIIAAVKADTLSIVAYEAGMLAWMGLIHFVLFQPPLNSTMSAYWFMMQIAMVVGFAASYPINRWLIKKGLTEAM, encoded by the coding sequence ATGGGAGATATCGCGGACGAAGGCGCCAGCCGGAGCCAAGCCGAGCCGCCGCGGCGCAGTGTTTTTATCGGCGTCACCCACTGCGGAGCCGGATGCGCTCTGGGCGACATCATCGCGGAACGGGCGATGCGCTCCTCGGGTTGGACCATCGCTGGAGACACGTTTTGGGCGGCGGTCGCAGCCGACTTTCTGCTGGCGTATTTCCTGGGTATCGTGTTCCAATATTTTTCCATCGTTCCCATGCGCGGCCTGGGCTTCCGGCAGGGGATCATCGCCGCCGTGAAGGCGGATACTCTTTCCATCGTGGCTTACGAGGCCGGCATGCTCGCCTGGATGGGGCTGATCCACTTCGTTCTCTTCCAGCCTCCCTTGAACTCTACGATGTCGGCTTACTGGTTCATGATGCAGATCGCCATGGTTGTGGGATTCGCCGCGAGCTATCCCATTAATCGCTGGCTTATCAAGAAAGGTTTGACGGAAGCGATGTAG
- a CDS encoding cytochrome c3 family protein, with protein sequence MRILSYPLAKRSIIAAKKMGLPGLTQTWRTRLATFTGVLIILLGCSLVTRPQTTHERKTGWVGNPGPAQPVAFYHQVHVSELHIPCAYCHWTAATSREANIPPVETCWGCHKNISITHPEIAKVRKYYLSAQPIPWVRVNQQPDYVHFSHTAHVSANVPCATCHGEVGKMLVVSQPIEMNMGWCVTCHRSNEKRFHPKKAAVDCYTCHY encoded by the coding sequence TTGCGAATACTATCTTACCCACTCGCCAAACGCTCGATCATCGCCGCTAAAAAGATGGGACTTCCGGGATTGACACAAACATGGCGTACCCGGTTAGCGACATTTACCGGCGTTCTAATCATCCTGCTTGGCTGTTCCTTGGTGACGCGCCCGCAAACGACGCACGAGCGAAAGACCGGTTGGGTCGGCAATCCAGGACCCGCTCAACCCGTCGCCTTCTATCATCAGGTGCATGTAAGCGAACTGCACATTCCCTGCGCCTACTGCCACTGGACGGCGGCGACGTCTCGGGAAGCTAACATTCCGCCCGTGGAAACCTGCTGGGGCTGCCACAAGAACATCTCTATTACGCATCCGGAAATCGCGAAAGTCCGAAAATATTACCTTTCGGCTCAGCCCATTCCCTGGGTTCGCGTTAACCAGCAGCCGGATTACGTGCATTTCTCGCATACCGCCCATGTCTCCGCGAACGTTCCTTGCGCGACGTGCCACGGGGAAGTCGGAAAAATGCTCGTTGTGTCTCAGCCGATCGAAATGAACATGGGCTGGTGCGTCACCTGTCACCGCAGCAACGAAAAACGGTTTCATCCCAAGAAAGCTGCAGTCGATTGCTATACATGCCATTACTGA
- a CDS encoding thiamine pyrophosphate-dependent enzyme, translating into MAETVSDVFIETIMGWGVDTIFGIPGDGVNGVIEALRTRQDKIKFVQVRHEEAAAFMACAYAKYTGKLGCCLATSGPGAIHLLNGLYDAKCDQAPVLAILGQTFSDLKGSHFQQDVNLARLFDDVSVYVQELANPNQIEMLANEACRHSLNHRGVSAVIMPIDYQLAEPSGKYSMHKGRENTTSNWTRPVLVPAAGELQKAATILNAAKKPVMLVGQGALGAGDEVIALAEKLGSPVVKALLGKAVIPDDSPYTTCGLGLLGTAPSEDVMKECDAILFVGTSFPYMEFLPKHDKCPGVQIDDMPDRIGLRYPVEVGLVGDAKATLAALTELIDRKDERPLLESAQKGMKDWWELMEQRAMRDRTPIVPQRVAWELGKLAADNAIVSGDSGTNTTWVARQFKIRKDQKFSCSGTLATMAPGLPYSIAAKVAFPDRQSIAFVGDGGFTMLMGEFATAVKYGLDITVVMIKNNVLGQIKWEQIVFLGVPEYAVELHDIDFAKFAEACGGVGITVRDPNDLKPALERALSCGKAALVEVYVDPNEPPMPGHVTMSQARKFGEALVKGQPQGARIALTAFRDKISELI; encoded by the coding sequence ATGGCGGAAACCGTATCGGATGTCTTCATCGAAACGATTATGGGCTGGGGCGTTGACACAATCTTCGGAATCCCGGGAGACGGCGTCAATGGAGTGATAGAAGCGCTGCGCACACGTCAGGATAAGATCAAGTTCGTTCAGGTGCGTCACGAAGAGGCGGCGGCATTCATGGCGTGCGCCTACGCCAAATATACCGGAAAGCTCGGATGCTGTTTGGCGACATCCGGTCCGGGAGCGATCCACCTGCTCAATGGCCTTTATGACGCCAAGTGCGACCAGGCTCCCGTGCTTGCGATCCTGGGGCAGACATTCAGCGACCTCAAGGGCAGCCACTTTCAGCAGGACGTCAATCTGGCGCGTCTGTTTGACGATGTCAGCGTCTACGTGCAGGAACTCGCCAACCCTAATCAGATCGAAATGCTCGCCAACGAGGCGTGCCGGCACTCGCTCAACCATCGCGGCGTCTCTGCCGTCATTATGCCGATCGATTACCAGCTGGCGGAGCCATCCGGCAAGTATTCGATGCATAAGGGCCGGGAAAACACGACTTCCAATTGGACGCGTCCCGTGCTGGTCCCCGCCGCCGGTGAATTGCAGAAGGCTGCGACCATACTGAACGCCGCGAAGAAGCCGGTGATGCTGGTCGGCCAGGGGGCGCTCGGGGCGGGTGATGAGGTGATCGCACTGGCGGAGAAGCTGGGCTCGCCAGTCGTCAAAGCCCTGCTTGGCAAGGCGGTGATCCCGGATGACAGTCCCTACACGACGTGCGGTCTGGGACTTCTTGGCACGGCGCCGTCCGAGGACGTCATGAAGGAGTGCGATGCGATCTTGTTCGTCGGGACATCGTTCCCCTATATGGAGTTCCTTCCCAAGCACGACAAGTGCCCAGGCGTACAGATCGACGATATGCCGGACCGGATTGGCCTGCGATATCCGGTGGAAGTCGGCTTGGTCGGCGACGCCAAGGCGACCCTTGCCGCGCTGACGGAGCTGATCGATCGTAAAGATGAGCGTCCTCTGCTGGAGTCGGCTCAGAAGGGCATGAAGGATTGGTGGGAGCTCATGGAGCAGCGGGCGATGCGCGATCGCACGCCGATCGTACCGCAGCGCGTCGCCTGGGAGCTTGGGAAGCTGGCGGCGGATAACGCCATTGTTTCCGGAGACTCCGGCACGAACACGACGTGGGTCGCGCGCCAGTTCAAGATCCGCAAGGACCAGAAATTCTCCTGCTCGGGAACCCTCGCGACGATGGCTCCCGGCTTGCCGTATTCTATCGCCGCGAAAGTGGCGTTTCCGGATCGGCAAAGTATTGCATTCGTTGGCGACGGTGGTTTCACCATGCTGATGGGCGAATTCGCCACTGCCGTCAAATATGGCCTGGACATCACAGTCGTCATGATCAAGAACAATGTTCTGGGGCAGATCAAGTGGGAGCAGATCGTCTTCCTCGGAGTTCCCGAGTATGCCGTGGAACTGCACGATATTGACTTCGCCAAGTTCGCGGAAGCTTGCGGCGGCGTTGGAATTACGGTGCGAGATCCGAACGATCTTAAGCCGGCGCTGGAGCGGGCTCTGAGCTGTGGGAAAGCCGCGCTGGTCGAAGTTTACGTGGATCCGAACGAGCCGCCGATGCCCGGGCATGTCACGATGAGCCAGGCGCGCAAGTTCGGCGAAGCGCTGGTCAAGGGCCAGCCGCAGGGAGCGCGGATCGCGCTCACCGCCTTTCGGGACAAGATCAGCGAACTCATCTGA
- a CDS encoding ArsR/SmtB family transcription factor, whose translation MKSATRQRAAQQFGALSHPKRLKIVELLCVGEKSVNEIAREINFSQSGTSQHLAILTHAGLLVLEAHGATRVYRVRGPRVGQILALMEEFCETHELYGVSEEKTHGEWTDAPDGESAGLSLGNGLDSI comes from the coding sequence ATGAAATCCGCGACCCGGCAGCGCGCCGCACAACAGTTTGGCGCCCTCTCGCATCCAAAGCGCTTGAAAATCGTCGAGCTGCTTTGCGTCGGCGAAAAGAGCGTCAATGAGATTGCGCGAGAAATCAATTTCTCACAATCCGGAACGTCGCAGCATCTGGCGATCCTGACGCACGCCGGCCTGCTCGTCTTAGAGGCGCACGGCGCGACCCGGGTTTACCGGGTGCGCGGCCCCAGAGTTGGTCAGATCTTGGCGCTAATGGAAGAATTTTGTGAGACGCACGAACTGTATGGAGTTTCTGAAGAGAAAACTCACGGTGAGTGGACAGACGCGCCCGATGGAGAGAGCGCCGGACTGTCCCTAGGAAATGGATTGGACAGCATATGA
- a CDS encoding mechanosensitive ion channel family protein: MSQSYWSAFLIPLQATLHRIVSFIPRFLVALLLLLMFWGVASLARRLARQALGKIHHIPWAVRLLIVRSIYLGTLFIGILVALSAANIDVTTLIASLGVAGFALGFALKDILENFIAGVLLLFARPFELKDQVTLGNYEGTVTDIQIRTTSLQTYGDELVIIPNSAVYTNPVVNHTRLGKRRYTIDFDTSLTADASLVEREALEAAQQNEDIAKDPAPILRVRSVDSGNDVLSWRLYYWADPMKATEVKTISEMLRSLKQVLYDAGVPTPTSTSATILRRETPEPVPPFRAAQNNADIGDQS, encoded by the coding sequence ATGTCACAAAGCTACTGGTCTGCCTTCCTCATTCCATTGCAAGCAACCCTGCATCGAATCGTTTCGTTTATTCCACGGTTTCTGGTGGCGCTGCTGCTTCTCCTGATGTTCTGGGGCGTGGCGAGCCTCGCCCGACGCCTTGCCCGGCAGGCGCTGGGCAAGATTCACCACATCCCTTGGGCCGTGCGGCTGCTGATCGTACGCTCCATTTACCTGGGAACTCTCTTCATCGGCATCCTGGTCGCTTTGAGCGCGGCCAACATCGACGTCACCACGCTGATCGCTAGCCTGGGCGTGGCGGGATTTGCCCTGGGCTTCGCGCTGAAAGACATTCTGGAGAACTTCATCGCCGGCGTTCTGCTGCTGTTTGCGCGGCCATTTGAGCTTAAGGACCAGGTCACGCTGGGCAATTACGAAGGAACGGTCACGGACATTCAGATCCGCACGACCAGCCTGCAAACCTACGGCGATGAACTCGTGATTATTCCCAACAGCGCGGTTTATACCAATCCCGTCGTCAATCACACGCGTCTTGGGAAGCGCCGTTACACCATTGATTTCGACACCAGCCTGACCGCAGACGCGTCGCTGGTAGAGCGGGAAGCGTTAGAGGCGGCCCAGCAAAATGAGGACATCGCCAAGGATCCGGCCCCGATCCTGCGTGTTCGCAGCGTGGATAGTGGGAACGATGTTCTTTCCTGGCGGCTCTACTACTGGGCCGATCCCATGAAGGCGACGGAGGTCAAAACGATATCCGAAATGCTTCGGAGCCTCAAGCAGGTTCTGTACGACGCCGGCGTTCCAACACCCACATCCACGTCGGCGACAATTTTGCGTCGCGAGACGCCGGAACCTGTGCCGCCATTCCGCGCCGCCCAGAACAACGCAGACATAGGAGATCAGTCATGA